Proteins encoded within one genomic window of Heptranchias perlo isolate sHepPer1 chromosome 35, sHepPer1.hap1, whole genome shotgun sequence:
- the LOC137302223 gene encoding zona pellucida sperm-binding protein 3-like yields the protein MVQCGEQNLLVRVDMDLFRTRHLIKAADLTLGTAGCRPTGIYSQNHTVLFDYGLHECGSRLQMAGDFLVYTTHLNHTPNARGSAIVRTNGAVIPIECHYFRKGNVSSDPIKPTWIPFSSTKSGEGLLSFSLRLMNDDWFTERTSTVYYLGDLIHIEASVSMTNHMPLKLYIDSCAATLSPDKDSTPRYNIIDYHGCLLDSKAEDSFSTFVLPRGERELDKLQFDLDAFRFFGDDRSLIFITCHLKVAAVDRRDSMNKACTFQNIWTPLEESTNDVCACCHLGKCSATREFRLDSRGRRDLVSGPG from the exons atggtgcagtgtggagagcagaacctgctggtgagggtagacatggatttatttagaaccaggcacctgattaaagctgctgacctgaccctggggacagcaggttgtcggccaactgggatctactctcagaaccacactgtcctctttgactatgggctccatgaatgtggcagcagattgcag atggctggagatttcctggtctacaccacccacctgaaccacaccccaaatgctcgtggatctgccattgtgagaactaatggagcagtcattcccattgagtgccactattttag gaagggcaatgtgagcagtgaccctatcaagcccacctggatcccattcagctcgaccaagtctggagaagggcttctgtcattctcactgcgtcttatgaacg atgactggtttacagagcgcacctcgactgtctactacctgggtgacctcattcacattgaggcctctgtttcaatgaccaaccacatgcccttgaagctctacattgacagctgtgcagctacattgagcccagacaaggattccaccccaagatacaacatcattgactaccatgg ttgcctcctggacagcaaagctgaggactccttttcaacctttgtgttgccaagaggtgaacgtgagctggacaaactccagtttgacctggatgcgttccgcttctttggagatgaccgttccttg attttcatcacctgtcacctgaaagttgctgcagtggatcggagagattccatgaacaaagcttgtactttccagaatat ctggaccccattggaagaatcgaccaatgacgtgtgtgcctgttgtcatctgggCAAGTGCAGTGCCACGAGGGAATTCCGacttgattccagaggaaggagggatcttgtatctggacctggt